Genomic segment of Thermithiobacillus plumbiphilus:
GGTGCACGGCAAGCGGGGACTCGCGATTTACCGCGCACTCTTCCAGTACCCGCAGGCGGGTCGCCTGCGGGTCGGCCTGGGTGATCTCGGCCAGATACTCCCGGTTGTCGCCATTGAAGAGTGTCACCCGGGCCCCGGTACCCTGACGCAGCACCCGGATCAGATGCCGGCTCGGCGAAACCGCAAGCACGGTCTCGGCACCAAGTTCGAGCGGGGCTTGCGTATGAATCCGGATTTCGCGCATCCGTGCAATGTAACACATACCCCGGATTTCAAGTAAAGACCACATGTCTGCTACCAAAAGACCATTGATCCCTTGAGACCTTTCCCGCTTGAGGATAGATTTGGGGTATCGACATAGTGCGGATTGATTCCGCAAGGCATGCAGCAAGGGAAGGGATAAGACATGGTAAGTCTGGTTACACCGGCGGGAGAAATCGGCATGCAGGCGCCAGAATTCGAGCTGCCCGGCGTGGACGGTCGGCGCTATCGGCTGGCTGATTGCATGGGGGAGCGCGGCCTGCTGGTCATGTTCATCTGCAATCACTGCCCTTACGTGAAAGCCATCGAGGATCGCATCATCCGCGATGCCCGCGAGCTGGCGGAGCATGGCATTTCCAGCGTGGCCATCAGCGCCAATGATCCCGCCGATTATCCCGAGGACAGCTTCGAGAACATGGCGCGGCGCGCCCGGGAAAAGGACTATCCCTTCCCCTATCTCTTCGATGAAACGCAATCGGTCGCCAAGGCCTATGGTGCGGTCTGCACGCCGGATTTCTTTGGCTTCAATGCACAATATCAGCTTCAATACCGTGGCCGGCTCGATGCCAGCCGCAAGGAAACCGCTCCGGACGCCCCGCGTGACCTCTTTGAGGCCATGCTGCAGGTGGCGCGCACCGGCCGCGGGCCGGAAACCCAATGGCCCAGCATGGGCTGCTCGATCAAATGGCGGAGTGAACATGCGTGATGATGAGTGTCGCCGGCCACCGCTCTGGGAGCGTCGTGAGGGCCATGTGGCCTCCTGGATCTATAACAAGGCGCACCTGCTGCTGGCCCGGCAGCCGGCTCCCATCTTCGTGCCCTTGCGCAATGTCAGCCTCATGGCCATCCTGCACCCACAGGAGTGGGTTTTCTGCGACTACATCGGCGGTCGGCTCACCGTCAGCAGCTGGCATGATTTCCGCCCCCAGGAGCGGGATTCCCTCGAAGAGCCGGTGAACTGCCTCTTTGACCTCTACTCGCCCGAAGCGGAAATTGCCCTCAAGCGCCTGCCCATGGAATTTGCCCATGGTCTGGAGCATGCCCTGGCGAAAACGGTACCGCAGACCGATGCAAGAATTCTTCCCCTGACCGGATCGCGTCCTCATGATCGCTACCCTTCCTGACCCCGCGTTTGTTGCCGGCCTGCTGCGCCAGGCGGCTTCAGGCTGCGTGATGCCCTATTACAGCGAAACCCGGTCATCCCGCAAGGCGGATGGCAGTATCGTCACCCAGGCCGACCTGCACTGCCAGTCCTTTCTGCAACAGGCCCTCTTCCAGGCCTATCCCGATATTCCCCTGCTGGGCGAGGAAATGGAGCCCGATGAGCAGGCCGAGCTGCTCGAGAAGAGCCGGACAATGCCCATCTGGGTACTCGATCCGGTGGATGGCACGAGCAACTTCGCCGCCAGCCTGCCGATCTTCGGCATCTCCCTGGCCCTGCTGCAGGCCGGAGAGGCGCATATGGGCTGGGTCTATGATCCGGTTCGGGACGAGATGTTCTTCGCCGAACGGGGCAGGGGCGCCTGGCTGAATGATGAGCGCATGGAAGGCCGGGCCGCCGTTCCGATGAAGCGTGCCGTCGGCGTGATCGACCTCAAGCGCCTGCCGCTGGCAATGCGCCAGCGCCTGGTGTCGGAAATGCCTTTCCACAGCCAGCGCAGCTTTGGCTCGGCTGTCATCGAATGGTGCTGGCTGGCGGCCGGTCGCTACCACTTCTACCTGCATGGTGGTCAAAAACTCTGGGATATCGCCGCTGGCAACCTCATTCTTGCCGAAGCCGGTGGCGTCATGCAGGCCCTTGATGGCAATCCCCTGCGTCTTGATGCGCTCCGCAGCCAGTCCGTGCTCGCCTGTCTCGACACCGCGCTGCTTGCGGAGTGGCGCGACTGGCTGGCACCGGGTTGAGTGCCCTCATGTCCGGCTTGTCTGCGACAGGCCGGCACGATAGGATTGCCCAACAATATCCGGTGGCAGTCCATGACTGGCACGCAGGCCCGGACCTGACCGCTCAATCATCAAACCTCAAGGAAAAGACATGTCCAGTATTCGTGATCTGACGCTCCCCCTCGTTACCGTCACCGAGGCCGCGGCCCGCGGCGCCAGCGCCTGGATCGGCCGTGGCCAGAAGGAAACCGGCGATGGCGCCGCCGTGGATGCCATGCGCAGCGCCATGCAGGCCGTGCCGATGCGCGGCATGGTGGTGATCGGCGAAGGCGAGAAGGACGAGGCGCCGATGCTGTACAACGGCGAGGAAGTCGGCAGCGGCCAGGGCCCGGAGGTGGACATCGCTGTGGATCCGGTGGAAGGCACCAGCTTTCTCGCCAATGGCATGCCCGGCTCCATCTGCGTGCTGGCGGCGGCCCCCAAGGGCGCGATGTTCCGCCCGGGTCCCGCTTTCTACATGGACAAGCTGGTGGTGCCGCCGGCCGCGCGTGGCAAGATCGATCCCGCCGCGCCCATGAAGGACAAGCTTGCCGCCCTGGCACGCGCCCTGGGCAAGGATGTCTCGGAACTGGTCGTGTTTCTCCTCAAGAAGCCCCGGCATGATCAGGTGATCGCCGAGATCCAGGCCGCGGGCGCCATGGTGCGCCTGCAGACCGACGGAGATGTGAGTGGCGGCATCATGGCCACGCTGGGCGACAAGGTCGATGCCATGATGGGCATCGGCGGCACGCCGGAAGGCGTGATCACTGCCTGCGCCGCCCGCGCCCTGGGTGCCGACATGTTCGGCAGCCTCGCGCCCCAGAAGCCTGACGAAGCCGAGGCCGTGCGGGCAGCCGGCCTGACGCCCGGCAAATGGCTGGGGCTCAACGATCTCGTGTCCAGCGATGACGTCCTGTTCGTTGCCAGTGGTCTGACCAGTGGCGACATTCTCTCTGGCGTGCACACCGGCGCTGGTCTCGTCACCACCGAGACCCTGGTGATTGCCGGGCAGGATGCCAGCCTGCGCCGGATCTTCACTCGGGTGCGTGCTGGCTGAGAGGCTTGCTCCGCCTTTGGTCGGAAAGGGTCGTCCTGGGCGGCCCTTTTCACCATGAACCCCCCATTTCCCTGCTTTTCCGGCCTGCTCCTCGGCTTGTGGGCTGAAAGCAAGGCTGGAAAATGTAGAGCGATCCTGATAAAAATAAGGCTCTCGTCGCGGCGGACGACCGGGGAGCTTTCCCGGCCTTCCATGAACATTTTAGAAGCCAGCCGTTGATCGTTGCCGCTGCGCCCTTGGGCGAACGGAAGCGTGACCCGGGTGGCGCGAGCTAAACCCGGCGCATGGATGGCAATCCTTTGAGGTTTGCCATCCTGATGTGCGTCAGCAGGTCCTGGAACGCTGGCTGCGTCTCCGAACCAGAAACGGATCATCCTGCGGGGCAGGGGCCGGCTGGAAGCATGCCTGGGCTGGGCGGGTTTCTCTTTTCAGGAATTCTTTGACTTCAATCCGCTGCTGGCCAGGGCGAAAATGCTTTCAGGAGGTTGTACATGACAGTTAGCCGCACCGATCTTGCCAACGCCATTCGCGCCTTGAGCATGGATGCCGTTCAGGCAGCCAAATCCGGCCATCCGGGCATGCCCATGGGCATGGCGGACATCGCCGAAGTGCTCTGGAACGATTTCCTCGTTCACAATCCCAAAGACCCCAACTGGCTCAATCGCGACCGTTTCATGTTGTCCAACGGTCACGGTTCCATGCTGCAGTACTCCCTGCTGCATCTGGCTGGCTATGATCTGCCCATGGAAGAGCTTAAGCGCTTCCGTCAGTGGGGCAGCCGGACCCCGGGTCACCCCGAGTACGGCTACACCCCGGGCGTGGAAACCACCACGGGTCCGCTGGGCCAGGGGCTTGCCAACGGCGTGGGCATGGCCCTTGCCGAGCGCCTGCTGAGCGCCGAATTCAACCGCCCCGGCCACGACATCATTGACCACTACACCTACGTCTTCCTCGGCGATGGCTGCCTGATGGAAGGGGTTTCCCATGAGGTCTGCTCGCTGGCCGGCACCTGGAAGCTCGGCAAGCTCATCTGCTTCTATGATGACAACGGCATCTCCATCGACGGTCACCTGGAGCCCTGGTTCACTGACGATACGCCGAAGCGTTTCGAGGCCTATCAGTGGCACGTGGTACGCGACGTGGACGGCCATAACCCCGATGCCATCAAGGCTGCCATCGAGGAGGCCCGTTCGGTCAAGGACAAGCCGAGCATGATCGTCTGCAAGACCATCATCGGTCACGGCTCGCCCAATCTGGCCGGCACCCATGACTGTCACGGCGCCCCGCTGGGCGAGAACGAAATCTGCCTGACCCGCGACAATCTTGGCTGGCCGCATGAAGCCTTCACTGTGCCCGAGGAAGTCTATGCCGGCTGGGATGCCCGCGAGAAAGGACAGCGCGCCCAGGCTGCCTGGAATGAAAGATTCCAGGCCTACAAGGCCGCCTACCCACAAGACGCCGCCGCGCTTGAACGGCGCATGAGCGGCGAGTTGCCGGCCAACTGGGCGGAGACCGTCAAGGGCTATATCGACGGCCTGCTGCAGGAAAAACCGAACATCGCCACCCGTGTCGCCTCCGGCAAGGCCATTGCCGCCCTGGCCCCGGTGCTGCCCGAGTTCGTCGGTGGCTCCGCCGACCTGTCGCCGTCCAACAATACCCTGTGGAAGGGGGCGCGCGAACTGGTCGCACCGGTGATCAGCGGCAACTACATCCACTATGGCGTGCGCGAGTTCGGCATGTCCGCCATCATGAACGGCATGGCCCTCTATGGCGGTTTCCTGCCCTTCGGCGGCACCTTCCTGATCTTCTCGGACTACGCCCGCAATGCCGTGCGCATGTCCGCGCTGATGCATCAGCGGGTCATCTATGTCTTTACCCATGACTCCATCGGCCTGGGTGAGGACGGTCCCACCCATCAGCCGATCGAGCAGGTCAACAGCCTGCGCCTGATCCCCAACATGCGGGTCTGGCGTCCCTGCGACGCCGTTGAAACGGCCGTGGCCTGGGCCATGTCGGTCGAAAACAGCGAAGGCCCTGCCGTGCTGGCCCTGACCCGTCAGAACCTGCCGGCCCAGAATCATACGGATGAGACCCTGGCGGGCATCCGCAAGGGTGGCTATGTGCTGTCCGAAGCCGCCAATGGGCAGCCCCAGGGCATCCTGATCGCCACCGGCTCCGAGGTCGCGCTGGCCATGGGTGCCCAGGCCAGGCTGGCCGAGCAGGGCGTGCATGTGCGCGTGGTGTCGATGCCTTGCGTCGAGCTGTTCGACAAGCAGGACGCCGCCTATAAGGAAAGCGTGCTGCCCGCCGGCATCACCAGGCGCATGGCCATCGAGGCCGGCACCACCGGGCTCTGGTACAAGTACGTGGGTCTGCAGGGCGCGGTGCTGGGCATGGATCGCTTTGGCGAGTCGGCCCCGGCCGGCGTGCTCTTCGAGAAGTTCGGCTTCACCGTCGACAATGTCGTGAGCATCTTCCAGGGCCTCCAGGCAAAATAATAAAAGCCCTGCCGGGTGCCCTCCTTGGCGCCCGGCAGGCATGATTTCGATTCAACCAAGCAAGACTAGGAGAAAGAAATGGTACTTCGCGTAGCGATCAATGGTTATGGCCGCATCGGCCGGAACGTGCTCCGGGCGATCTATGAAAACAACCGTACCGACAAGATCCAGATCGTCGCCATCAATGATCTGGGCAGCGCTGAAACCAATGCCCACCTGACCCAGTACGACTCCGTCCACGGTCGCTTCCCCGGCAGCGTCAGCGTCGAGGGCGACTACATGCTGGTCAACAACGACAAGATCCGCGTGCTGGCCGAGCGCGATCCGGCCAAGCTGCCCTGGGGCGACCTGGGCGTGGACGTCGTGATGGAGTGCACCGGCTTTTTCACCAAGCGCGACATGGCGGCCAAGCACCTCGAAGGCGGCGCCAAGAAGGTCCTGATCTCCGCGCCTGCCGATGGCGAGGACATCACCGTCGTCTATGGCGTGAACCACGACAAGCTGGACCCTGACAAGCACGTCATCGTCTCCAACGCGTCCTGCACCACCAACTGCCTGGCACCCTTCGCCAAGGTGCTGCACCAGACCGTCGGCATCAAGCACGGCCTGATGACCACCGTGCACAGCTACACCAATGACCAGGTGCTGCTGGACGTCTATCACAAGGATCTGCGTCGCGCCCGTTCCGCCACCCAGAGCATGATCCCGACCTCCACCGGTGCCGCCAAGGCCGTGGGACTGGTGCTGCCCGAGTTGTCCGGCCGCCTGGATGGCTTCGCCATGCGCGTGCCCACCCCCAATGTCTCCGTGGTGGATCTGGTGTTCGAAGCCGAGCGCGCCACCAGCAAGGAAGAGATCAACGCCGCGGTGCGCGAAGCTGCTGATGGCGCCATGAAGGGCGTGCTGGGCTACAACGACAAGCCGCTGGTGTCCATCGACTTCAACCATGATTCCCGTTCCTCGATCTTCGAGTCCACGCTGACCAAGGTCATGCAGGGCAACATGGTCAAGGTGCTGTCCTGGTATGACAATGAATGGGGCTTCTCCAACCGCATGGCCGACACCGCGCTGGCCATGATGGGCCAGCCGCGCTAAGCAGGGAAATCGACAGGGTGAGCTGGACTCACCCTGTTTCCCCTGGCGGCCTGTCTCTTCCCCGAAGATTCCGTGTGGGCCAAGGCCCGCGCGCTACAGGAGAATGCAATTCATGAAAGTCATCCGGATGACCGACCTGGACCTTGCCGGCAAGCGGGTCCTGATTCGCGAAGATCTGAACGTACCCCAGGATGATAATGGCAATGTCACGGACGATACCCGTATCCGTGCCAGCCTGCCGACCATCCAGCACGCCATGAAGGCGGGCGCCAAGGTCATGCTCATGTCGCACCTTGGTCGCCCCAAGGAAGGCGAATTCGATGAGAAGGCCAGCCTCAGGCCCATCGCGGAGCATCTTGGCAAGCTGCTTGGAACCCCAGTGAAACTGGTCCGCAACTGGCTGACCGAGGGTCGCCAGGAGCTGCAGAACCTGCGGAACGGTGAAGTGGTGGTGCTGGAAAACGTGCGCTTCAACAAGGGCGAAGGCAAGGACGACGAGGCGCTTTCACGGCAGATGGCCGAGCTTTGTGATGTGTTCGTCATGGATGCCTTTGGCACCGCGCATCGCGCCCAGGCCAGCACCCATGGTGTCGCCCGCTTTGCCACCATCGCGGCGGCAGGCCCCCTGCTGGTCAATGAGCTCGACGCCCTGGGTAAGGCCCTGGAGAGTCCGGCCCGGCCGCTGGTGGCCATCGTCGCCGGCTCCAAGGTGTCCACCAAGCTGACCATCCTCAAGACCCTGTCCGATCGCGTGGACCAGCTGATCGTGGGTGGCGGCATCGCCAATACCTTCATCCTGGCCGCGGGTCACAAAGTCGGCAAGTCCCTGGTCGAGGCGGACCTCGTGCCCGAAGCCAAGGCCATCATGGACGCGGTCAAGGCCAAGGGCGGCAGCGTGCCGGTGCCGACCGATGTGGTCGTCGCCAAGGCCTTTGCCGCTGACGCCGAACATCGCGTAGCGAATGTTGACGACGTGCAGGACGACGAGATGATCCTCGATGTCGGTCCCGAGACTGCGAGCCATCTGGCCGAGATGCTCAGGAAAGCGGGCACCATCGTCTGGAATGGCCCGGTAGGTGTGTTCGAGTTCGAAGCCTTTGCCAATGGCACCGAGGCCATGGCCCGGGCAGTGGCTGCAAGTCCGGCCTTTTCGATCGCCGGTGGCGGTGACACCATTGCGGCCATCAACAAGTTCGGGATCGAGAAACAGGTCTCCTATATCAGTACCGGTGGCGGCGCATTCCTGGAATTCCTGGAAGGGAAGGTCCTGCCTGCCGTGGCCATCCTTGAGCAGCGTGCTGCGGAGTAGTTTGCTTGAAAAGACGCACCAAAATCGTTGCTACACTAGGGCCTGCCAGCTCCGATCAGGAAACCATCGACCGCCTGATCGAGGCTGGCGTGGATGTCGTCCGTCTGAATTTCTCCCACGGCATTGCCGAGGATCATGTTCAAAGGGCGGAGCTGGTGCGCGCCCGTGCCCGTGCCGCAGGTCGTGCCGTGGGCGTGCTCGCGGATCTCCAGGGACCCAAGATCCGCATCGGCAAGTTCAAGGATGGCAAGATCTTCCTGAATCCGGGCGATCCCTTCATCCTGGACATCGAGTGTCAGCTTGGTGATCAGACCCGGGTGGGCCTGACCTATCCCGAACTGATCCATGATGTCACTCGCGGCACGACGCTGCTGCTCAATGACGGGATGATCGTGCTCTGGGTGGACCAGGTCATGGGCAAGGAGGTGCACACCCGCGTGGTTCAGGGTGGGGAGCTGTCCAACAACAAGGGCATCAACCGAGCCGGTGGCGGCCTGACCGCGCCGGCCCTGACCGACAAGGATCGCGAGGACATCATCACCGCTGCCCGGCTGGAGGCGGACTACATTGCCGTTTCCTTTCCGCGCTGTGCCGAGGACATGCACGAGGCCCGTCGCCTGTTGCGTTCAGCAGGCGGACATGGCGCACTGGTGGCCAAGATCGAGCGTGCCGAAGCCGTCGAGGCCATGGAGGAGATCATCGACGCCTCCGACGCCATCATGGTTGCCCGTGGGGATCTTGGGGTGGAGATCGGCGATGCTGCCGTACCCCCGGTTCAGAAGCGGCTGATCAAGATGGCCCGCGAGCGAAACCGGGTGGTCATCACGGCCACGCAGATGATGGAGTCGATGATCACCAATCCCATCCCGACCCGGGCCGAGGTATCCGACGTTGCCAATGCCGTGCTGGATGGCACCGATGCCGTGATGCTCTCGGCGGAAACGGCTTCGGGCAAGTACCCGGTGGAGGCCGTGGCCGCCATGGACCGGGTCTGTCGGGAGACCGAGCGGCAGGCACACTGGGAAAACGACAATCTGCTGCCTGAGCACCAGTGGCTGCGCATGGATGAAACCATCGCCGGGATCAGTGTCATTGCGGCCAGCCGTCTGCCCATCGCGGCGATTGCCGCATTCACCGAAAGCGGCGCCACCACGCTCTGGATGTCGCGGGCCAACACGCATGTGCCGATCTATGCCCTGAGTCCGCAGGTGCATACCCGGCGCAAGGTCACGCTCTATCGTGGCGTGTACCCCATCAATTTCCGCCTGAACCGGCATGATGACCCCGGCCAGGTCATGCGTGCGGCGGAGGACGAACTGCGGCGAAGAGGCTCCGTGCGTGATGGCGATCTGATCCTGATCACCATCGGCGAACCGATGGCGGCACCGGGGGGCACCAATACCCTCAAGATCGTACGCGTGGGAGATCTTGCACGACGCGAGGCCGAAGCCCCGGGGGGATGAAAATCGTTTTCATGTATTTTGTTTGTGTTTATAATCGCTTGAACGCTTTTTTGGCATTCCATTCCTAGGAGACGCACATGGCGCTTATCTCGCTTCGACAACTGCTTGACCATGCGGCTGAGCATGGTTACGGTATTCCCGCTTTCAATGTCAACAACATGGAGCAGATCCATGCCATCATGGAGGCGGCCCAGGAAGTGGACAGCCCCGTGATCC
This window contains:
- a CDS encoding thioredoxin family protein — protein: MVSLVTPAGEIGMQAPEFELPGVDGRRYRLADCMGERGLLVMFICNHCPYVKAIEDRIIRDARELAEHGISSVAISANDPADYPEDSFENMARRAREKDYPFPYLFDETQSVAKAYGAVCTPDFFGFNAQYQLQYRGRLDASRKETAPDAPRDLFEAMLQVARTGRGPETQWPSMGCSIKWRSEHA
- the gap gene encoding type I glyceraldehyde-3-phosphate dehydrogenase, which produces MVLRVAINGYGRIGRNVLRAIYENNRTDKIQIVAINDLGSAETNAHLTQYDSVHGRFPGSVSVEGDYMLVNNDKIRVLAERDPAKLPWGDLGVDVVMECTGFFTKRDMAAKHLEGGAKKVLISAPADGEDITVVYGVNHDKLDPDKHVIVSNASCTTNCLAPFAKVLHQTVGIKHGLMTTVHSYTNDQVLLDVYHKDLRRARSATQSMIPTSTGAAKAVGLVLPELSGRLDGFAMRVPTPNVSVVDLVFEAERATSKEEINAAVREAADGAMKGVLGYNDKPLVSIDFNHDSRSSIFESTLTKVMQGNMVKVLSWYDNEWGFSNRMADTALAMMGQPR
- a CDS encoding inositol monophosphatase family protein, with protein sequence MIATLPDPAFVAGLLRQAASGCVMPYYSETRSSRKADGSIVTQADLHCQSFLQQALFQAYPDIPLLGEEMEPDEQAELLEKSRTMPIWVLDPVDGTSNFAASLPIFGISLALLQAGEAHMGWVYDPVRDEMFFAERGRGAWLNDERMEGRAAVPMKRAVGVIDLKRLPLAMRQRLVSEMPFHSQRSFGSAVIEWCWLAAGRYHFYLHGGQKLWDIAAGNLILAEAGGVMQALDGNPLRLDALRSQSVLACLDTALLAEWRDWLAPG
- the pyk gene encoding pyruvate kinase: MKRRTKIVATLGPASSDQETIDRLIEAGVDVVRLNFSHGIAEDHVQRAELVRARARAAGRAVGVLADLQGPKIRIGKFKDGKIFLNPGDPFILDIECQLGDQTRVGLTYPELIHDVTRGTTLLLNDGMIVLWVDQVMGKEVHTRVVQGGELSNNKGINRAGGGLTAPALTDKDREDIITAARLEADYIAVSFPRCAEDMHEARRLLRSAGGHGALVAKIERAEAVEAMEEIIDASDAIMVARGDLGVEIGDAAVPPVQKRLIKMARERNRVVITATQMMESMITNPIPTRAEVSDVANAVLDGTDAVMLSAETASGKYPVEAVAAMDRVCRETERQAHWENDNLLPEHQWLRMDETIAGISVIAASRLPIAAIAAFTESGATTLWMSRANTHVPIYALSPQVHTRRKVTLYRGVYPINFRLNRHDDPGQVMRAAEDELRRRGSVRDGDLILITIGEPMAAPGGTNTLKIVRVGDLARREAEAPGG
- the tkt gene encoding transketolase, translating into MTVSRTDLANAIRALSMDAVQAAKSGHPGMPMGMADIAEVLWNDFLVHNPKDPNWLNRDRFMLSNGHGSMLQYSLLHLAGYDLPMEELKRFRQWGSRTPGHPEYGYTPGVETTTGPLGQGLANGVGMALAERLLSAEFNRPGHDIIDHYTYVFLGDGCLMEGVSHEVCSLAGTWKLGKLICFYDDNGISIDGHLEPWFTDDTPKRFEAYQWHVVRDVDGHNPDAIKAAIEEARSVKDKPSMIVCKTIIGHGSPNLAGTHDCHGAPLGENEICLTRDNLGWPHEAFTVPEEVYAGWDAREKGQRAQAAWNERFQAYKAAYPQDAAALERRMSGELPANWAETVKGYIDGLLQEKPNIATRVASGKAIAALAPVLPEFVGGSADLSPSNNTLWKGARELVAPVISGNYIHYGVREFGMSAIMNGMALYGGFLPFGGTFLIFSDYARNAVRMSALMHQRVIYVFTHDSIGLGEDGPTHQPIEQVNSLRLIPNMRVWRPCDAVETAVAWAMSVENSEGPAVLALTRQNLPAQNHTDETLAGIRKGGYVLSEAANGQPQGILIATGSEVALAMGAQARLAEQGVHVRVVSMPCVELFDKQDAAYKESVLPAGITRRMAIEAGTTGLWYKYVGLQGAVLGMDRFGESAPAGVLFEKFGFTVDNVVSIFQGLQAK
- the glpX gene encoding class II fructose-bisphosphatase → MSSIRDLTLPLVTVTEAAARGASAWIGRGQKETGDGAAVDAMRSAMQAVPMRGMVVIGEGEKDEAPMLYNGEEVGSGQGPEVDIAVDPVEGTSFLANGMPGSICVLAAAPKGAMFRPGPAFYMDKLVVPPAARGKIDPAAPMKDKLAALARALGKDVSELVVFLLKKPRHDQVIAEIQAAGAMVRLQTDGDVSGGIMATLGDKVDAMMGIGGTPEGVITACAARALGADMFGSLAPQKPDEAEAVRAAGLTPGKWLGLNDLVSSDDVLFVASGLTSGDILSGVHTGAGLVTTETLVIAGQDASLRRIFTRVRAG
- a CDS encoding phosphoglycerate kinase: MKVIRMTDLDLAGKRVLIREDLNVPQDDNGNVTDDTRIRASLPTIQHAMKAGAKVMLMSHLGRPKEGEFDEKASLRPIAEHLGKLLGTPVKLVRNWLTEGRQELQNLRNGEVVVLENVRFNKGEGKDDEALSRQMAELCDVFVMDAFGTAHRAQASTHGVARFATIAAAGPLLVNELDALGKALESPARPLVAIVAGSKVSTKLTILKTLSDRVDQLIVGGGIANTFILAAGHKVGKSLVEADLVPEAKAIMDAVKAKGGSVPVPTDVVVAKAFAADAEHRVANVDDVQDDEMILDVGPETASHLAEMLRKAGTIVWNGPVGVFEFEAFANGTEAMARAVAASPAFSIAGGGDTIAAINKFGIEKQVSYISTGGGAFLEFLEGKVLPAVAILEQRAAE